The genomic interval ttgctttttttttcttaaggaTGCAGATACAGTGCAAACTAAGACACAACATAATTAGATTGTCATTGGCACCCAAAACATTTCATTCAGATCAAGCATGACACACAGCCTTAGACATATGTGTCAATCAAAGACTTCCTCATTTCATCCACAATAGCACTTGGTTGAGCTTCTCTCAATTTGAAGACACTCTCAATGACAGAGAGCTCTGTTGCAGTAGTGTCAGCACCACAGAATGCAGTCCAGTCATTGACCGTCATTCCAGCGGCAATAACTTCACTCCCTCTGTTAACAGTTCCAGCGACCAGCGGGACTTGGAGAAGGGTGGAAAGTTCATCAAGGTCCTCGATGGATGTATGCGGGTGAACCTGTTTCGAAACGGAAACAATTGATGTTTTTGTAAGtcattcaaaatcaaacaaaaagattGGTGTGATGTCTTACCAAGCCACCCCTATTGGAAAAGGTGCAATAACTGCCAACAAGAATGTTTCCAGCAATTGTTTGCCTGAAAACTTCAACTCCAAGAACATCAGCTATGAGTTCTTCTGTTTCCTGAAAGTTCAGTAGCATATATCAAGAAACTAACATAAATCTGGTGTCTGAACAGAATATCATCTTTTCTCACATTAACAACTATAATGTTAATAGAAAAGAACACAAGGAATTATTAAAATGACactgaaaatgaattaattctatgacacaaaaataacaaatctACAACTGCCTAATGTTCAGAGTACAAAATTGAAAATACCTTGTCCAGATCAGTATGTGTAAGGGCAACATGATCATTGCAAGCTATGCAATTGCCTAAAGCAGACAGGCGTTCATCAATGCGCTGAACAACGACTTGGTCTGGTAAGCTGTTCCTCAGGTGTTGAAGTTCTGAAAAGTTCACCAACAATGTGAGTTTAAATATtcacagtaaaaaaaaaagagtacaaGTACAAGAAGCTAGGCAAATAACATTCAGGAATACAAAACTGGAGATGAAGCATACCCTGATCAGTGGTAGTGTGAGGCAGGAGAAGCCCATTCTTGTTTCCTGAATTAATAAACAAGATTTAGCAGTCACCTACACATTAAGGAAGcatattttcataataacaAACTGTTCTTCACCTGCACACAGCCTTCCAATTATTCTTGTACCTCCAATTGAGGTCTTGACTACGGGTATAACATCAGCAAGCTCAGCTTCAAAAGCACTGTAAAAACTTTCTGATCCTCCAATTGCAACCAAACAGTATGCATTTGTCAGCTTGGAGAAAACTCCAACCTCACAAGAGTTTTCAAACTGAATACCTATGCAgttacacaaaaaaataaaatcaaataaaacttcaatggaacaaatattaaatttatcacCCCAAAGTTGAAGCCAACACAGTTCGAAGCATTCTTAATCACTATTATCCCTCACATCCAGCATAATCAGGATGTGCAATATTCATAAGAGGAAATACAACAGAACAAAATCACTAATTTGAAGTCAGTGACACACACAACAAGAAGCAAATAGaccttttcttctctaatctaAGTATTTGCagcaaaattactttttatgcaaattaataTTACagtatttaaattttagaaacaaTATCCAACCAAATTGGCAAATTTTAAAGGTCATTCAAAATATTAGTAGCAAtcattcaggaaaaaaaaagtagcaAGAGATACTCACGGGTTGCCATGAAGAGAAAACCAGCGATGAACAATAAATAACTGCAACAAATAAATATCCAACCACAAGTTAGAGTTTATTTCCTTTTCAAACTCTGCAAACTTCGGAttgattaaacaaaaaaataaataaataaagcataaaattAGTAACCCTTAACCTAATGAACAGAAGGTTTCAAGCCATGATAGCAATCACAGGGCTATGgtactaaaaccctaatcaagcacaagatttccatcaaaaTAGATCAAATAgatcaaattaatcaaaaataaataaagaaagaacaaacaAGAACAGAAGCAAACCTTGAGAAGCAAAAACTAAATTatgagttaaaaaaacaaaaatagcatCTTGAATGATCTTTGGCGAcagaaaagaataaacaaatcaaaccgATGAATGGGAAATCACTAATAtaagcaaaggaaaaaaaaaaaagggaagaatcATACCTCGAGAATTGAATGAAGATCTGAACAGCAGCTCGCTTGAGAAGATGGGTCGCCCACGAGGAAGAGGTGGACGAAATTGAAACCTTAGCTTGTTATAGCaatgtatcaaaaccctaatgatatTTCTTTCTCAATCACAAGGGCATTAGGATGTAATTGTTACTTTTGATTTTTAACAATAACGATGCTAATTTTACCGAACAACTAGtcatcacatcatcatcatcatcattatcattatctttatttttttatataaaattttaaattttaattttaattttaaatttttaaaaaaattataaaaaatttataaaactatatctaaaattttaaatctaaagGTGTCTAGATGATCGGTAAATGGAATCGACAGGAATGAAGAATGATAGAGGAGGAAGTAATGAGGAGTAGGGATGATAACGAAAAAGGTGTCGTCGGATTAATCTCCTGCCCTGACCTCGAGACGATGTAAAAGGCCACAGGCTGAATCGCATTCTAACGCTGGATGTCCTCTTTTCTAGTTGATTGTGTGTGTTCTATCTTTGAGTGAATTTTTGAGTGACTTATCTTATCACACTACTCACCGGAACCATCAATCAAAATCTATAGTTGAAAGAACAACCTACCTTTTGAATAGCACGTTATCGCATGTAGCACCACGCATGAACAATTGGCTTGCAGATGCAAAGTAGCCTCTAACTATTCTTAGAATAATTCCCTATCAATTATGCAAcaccaaatttttaattaagatttaAAGACCAATTCCTCCTACAATTCTATATGGATCATTACAAGGtcactttatcatattgttaataaatctattttaatattttgatacatagcataataattatgttgaattagataattattagtgtttttcttacttaaaagaaaattttaattttatttgtacttcgaataaaatttggatagcaatagaattatattaagaatagaattctattaagataaattattctaaggatgaattgagaaataaaaaacacaacataaacaaacagataaaaaaataagcaatatatatatatatatatatatatatatatacataaaaaaacaaagatttgtGATGGGTATcatgtgaatacttgattaaaataaaattagattgaaaaaagtgaaacaaaaaacttatgaagtggtgttatgtaattaatttaaaaaaattaagggtaataaggtcttttaaaaaattttaaaatctttacgaGGTTTTTCCTCCCGCACCCCAAATTGGGGGGGCCAAGAAAATGGGGTTTTGAGAGTTTCGGAGGGTCAGAGTTAACCTTTCTTTTCCcttcgttaaattaaaaatatcaatccaaaCGAGAAAAGAGCCGACTATGACCCTCAAAAACTCTcgctttactttactttccTTCGCCGACCATTAATCCAAATATAACATAAAACATCCATGAGAAAATCTATTaagtaaaaatatcattactctatatattagttaaatttttcATAGTCCTTATCCTTTATTCTTTTCAAAGATTAGcgtatgaaataaaaaaaaatagaaatataacaTTGAGAAGAACCTGAAATTatagttttctaacaaaattaatttatatataaacacattcATTTCTAATgtaaaatgatttaattttctttttcttctcaaagaAATTTCATCAACTCCTCTTGTTATATGGTTATTTCCTTATTTTCACTAGTGAAGCATCAT from Dioscorea cayenensis subsp. rotundata cultivar TDr96_F1 chromosome 7, TDr96_F1_v2_PseudoChromosome.rev07_lg8_w22 25.fasta, whole genome shotgun sequence carries:
- the LOC120264362 gene encoding eukaryotic translation initiation factor 6-2, whose translation is MATRIQFENSCEVGVFSKLTNAYCLVAIGGSESFYSAFEAELADVIPVVKTSIGGTRIIGRLCAGNKNGLLLPHTTTDQELQHLRNSLPDQVVVQRIDERLSALGNCIACNDHVALTHTDLDKETEELIADVLGVEVFRQTIAGNILVGSYCTFSNRGGLVHPHTSIEDLDELSTLLQVPLVAGTVNRGSEVIAAGMTVNDWTAFCGADTTATELSVIESVFKLREAQPSAIVDEMRKSLIDTYV